Proteins encoded within one genomic window of Nonomuraea gerenzanensis:
- the corA gene encoding magnesium/cobalt transporter CorA has product MIVDKAIYCGGVRETITGDISDAFNAARARGDCFLWIGLHDPTQEEFDLITHEVKLHPLAVEDAIHAHQRAKLERYDDTLFVVLKPLLYLDETSDIEVGEINLFLSSDFVISVRHGQAAPLGAVRRRIESDPGLLAAGPSGVLYAICDQVVDDYSRVTHEIENDLIALERRVFSGDYADATEDIYSLKREVLEFRTAQDPLIPVLEEIVKGRVELCADTREQYRDVLDHLLRVDSAVDEHNELLTSALTAHLALTGREQNKVAMQQNADMRKISSWAALIAVPTMIAGIYGMNFDHMPELHWVIGYPLALGVMVVAVIIVFRLLRKSGWL; this is encoded by the coding sequence GTGATTGTGGACAAGGCGATCTACTGCGGCGGCGTGCGCGAGACCATCACCGGCGACATCAGCGACGCCTTCAACGCCGCGCGGGCCAGGGGCGACTGCTTCCTGTGGATCGGCCTGCACGACCCCACGCAGGAGGAGTTCGACCTGATCACCCACGAGGTGAAGCTGCACCCGCTGGCGGTCGAGGACGCCATCCACGCCCACCAGCGGGCCAAGCTCGAACGCTACGACGACACTCTGTTCGTGGTGCTCAAGCCGCTGCTCTACCTGGACGAGACCTCCGACATCGAGGTCGGCGAGATCAACCTGTTCCTCAGCAGCGACTTCGTCATCAGCGTCCGGCACGGCCAGGCCGCGCCGCTCGGCGCGGTGCGCCGCCGCATCGAGAGCGACCCCGGGCTGCTCGCCGCGGGCCCCTCCGGAGTGCTGTACGCCATCTGCGACCAGGTCGTCGACGACTACTCCCGCGTCACGCACGAGATCGAGAACGACCTCATCGCGCTGGAGCGCCGGGTGTTCAGCGGCGACTACGCCGACGCCACCGAGGACATCTACTCGCTCAAGCGCGAGGTCCTGGAGTTCCGCACCGCCCAGGACCCGCTGATCCCGGTGCTGGAGGAGATCGTGAAGGGCCGGGTGGAGCTGTGCGCGGACACCCGGGAGCAGTACCGCGACGTGCTCGACCACCTGCTACGCGTGGACTCGGCGGTGGACGAGCACAACGAGCTGCTCACCAGCGCGCTGACCGCCCACCTGGCCCTGACGGGGCGGGAGCAGAACAAGGTGGCCATGCAGCAGAACGCCGACATGCGCAAGATCTCCTCCTGGGCCGCGCTCATCGCCGTGCCCACGATGATCGCCGGCATCTACGGCATGAACTTCGACCACATGCCCGAGCTGCACTGGGTGATCGGCTATCCGCTCGCCCTGGGGGTCATGGTCGTCGCCGTCATCATCGTCTTCCGGCTGCTGCGCAAGAGCGGCTGGCTCTGA
- a CDS encoding ATP-binding cassette domain-containing protein: MSSARSRAQLNATALRLSRGGRPVLTGVDLVVSPGDRLGVVGENGRGKTTLLQVLAGALAPDSVTVHRAGTLGVADQEVPVAADGTVGDLIDVELAQVRAVLRAFESAAHDLVEERPGAEEAYAEALAAADSIGAWEADHRVGVSLAALGAVADRSVPLAQLSAGQRYRIRLACLLGAGHDLLLLDEPTNHLDAGGLDHLTAALRAHPGGLVLVSHDRALLSDVVTAVLDLDPTSDGRPRTYGGGYAGYLEGRRAERERWESAYRDQQLEHRRLAQDLSAAQNRLSTGWRPDKGTGKHTRATRAPALVRAVHRRQEQLEAHRVDVPQPPLRFQPPHLDAPAGVTLLRADGVTVRGRLEEPRSVLLRAGDRLVVTGQNGSGKSSLLHVLAGRLAPDTGSVQRGRGTRVALLAQESPPPSRRRAFEVYEAAVGRLVGSGALDEADTIGLGGLGLLPSQALHRPVAELSVGQRRRLDLALLLAARPQVMLLDEPTNHLSMVLMEELTEALATMGAAVVLATHDRRLLRDTQAWPRLRL, from the coding sequence ATGTCATCCGCTCGTTCGCGAGCCCAGCTCAACGCCACCGCCCTGCGCCTGTCGCGCGGTGGCCGTCCGGTCCTGACCGGCGTGGACCTCGTCGTCTCCCCCGGCGACCGCCTCGGGGTGGTCGGCGAGAACGGCCGTGGGAAGACCACCCTGCTGCAGGTGCTCGCCGGCGCGCTGGCCCCCGACTCGGTCACCGTGCACCGCGCCGGCACGCTGGGCGTCGCCGACCAGGAGGTGCCCGTCGCCGCCGACGGCACGGTCGGCGATCTCATCGACGTGGAGCTGGCCCAGGTGCGCGCGGTGCTGCGCGCGTTCGAATCGGCCGCCCACGACCTGGTCGAGGAGCGTCCAGGCGCCGAGGAGGCGTACGCCGAGGCGCTGGCGGCCGCCGACTCCATCGGCGCCTGGGAGGCCGACCACCGGGTCGGTGTCTCGCTGGCCGCGCTCGGCGCGGTCGCCGACCGTTCTGTGCCGCTGGCACAGCTGTCGGCCGGGCAGCGCTACCGGATCCGGCTGGCCTGCCTGCTGGGCGCGGGTCACGATCTGCTGCTGCTCGACGAGCCGACCAACCATCTCGACGCCGGCGGCCTGGACCACCTGACCGCCGCGCTCCGTGCGCATCCCGGCGGCCTGGTGCTGGTCAGCCACGACCGGGCGCTGCTGTCGGACGTGGTGACCGCCGTGCTGGACCTCGACCCGACCAGCGACGGGCGTCCCCGCACGTACGGGGGCGGGTACGCGGGTTACCTGGAGGGCCGGCGGGCCGAGCGTGAACGCTGGGAGAGCGCGTACCGCGACCAGCAGCTCGAACACCGCCGCCTCGCCCAGGATCTCTCAGCGGCGCAGAACCGGCTGTCCACCGGCTGGCGGCCGGACAAGGGCACCGGCAAGCACACCCGCGCCACCCGCGCGCCGGCCCTGGTGCGGGCGGTGCACCGGCGGCAGGAGCAGTTGGAGGCGCACCGCGTGGACGTGCCGCAGCCGCCGCTGCGCTTCCAGCCACCGCACCTGGACGCGCCCGCCGGCGTCACGCTGCTGCGCGCCGACGGCGTGACCGTACGGGGGCGCCTGGAGGAGCCGCGGTCGGTGCTGCTGCGCGCGGGCGACCGCCTGGTGGTGACCGGCCAGAACGGCTCGGGCAAGTCGAGCCTCCTGCACGTGCTCGCGGGCCGGCTCGCCCCGGACACGGGCTCCGTGCAGCGCGGGCGCGGCACGCGGGTCGCCCTGCTCGCCCAGGAGTCGCCGCCGCCGTCGCGGCGCCGCGCCTTCGAGGTGTACGAGGCCGCCGTGGGCCGGCTCGTCGGCTCGGGCGCGCTCGACGAGGCGGACACCATCGGGCTCGGCGGGCTCGGCCTGCTCCCTTCGCAGGCCCTGCACCGGCCGGTCGCCGAGCTGTCGGTGGGGCAGCGGCGCCGGCTCGACCTGGCGCTCCTGCTGGCCGCCCGGCCGCAGGTGATGCTGCTGGACGAGCCGACCAACCACCTGTCCATGGTCCTGATGGAGGAGCTGACCGAGGCGCTGGCCACGATGGGCGCCGCGGTGGTGCTGGCCACGCATGACCGCCGCCTCCTGCGCGACACGCAGGCGTGGCCACGGCTGCGGCTCTGA